A stretch of Oscillospiraceae bacterium DNA encodes these proteins:
- the rpsJ gene encoding 30S ribosomal protein S10, whose translation MAKQKIRVRLKAYDHTLIDQSSEKIVETAKRFGAKVSGPIPLPTDKEIITILRAVHKYKDSREQFEYRTHKRLIDIINPSKEAVDALMGLELPAGVDLEIKMD comes from the coding sequence ATGGCAAAGCAGAAAATCAGAGTAAGACTCAAGGCTTACGACCACACACTTATCGACCAGTCTTCCGAGAAGATAGTTGAAACTGCTAAGCGTTTCGGCGCTAAGGTTTCCGGTCCCATTCCGCTCCCGACCGACAAGGAAATTATCACCATTCTCAGAGCTGTCCATAAGTATAAAGACTCTCGTGAGCAATTTGAGTATCGTACTCACAAGAGACTGATTGACATCATCAATCCTTCCAAAGAAGCGGTTGATGCACTCATGGGTCTCGAGCTTCCCGCCGGCGTTGATCTTGAAATCAAGATGGACTAA
- the srtB gene encoding class B sortase, with amino-acid sequence MSANKRNRNAVIDENAFALSLEQLAPEDISSEQSESEKTDIANILRKSIMFICVAVFAYSAWLMADQLTSKVRANNAYEDIRDLFYDNSGIAPDGALVTSLQSPVVSPITGNVYDDGGSETVDEQFLIRSKLNTLKSINQDVYGWIKIDGTRVDYPVVQGVDNDYYLHYTFAKQYMYSGALFVDCANSKKLTDNYNTVIYGHNMTDGSMFHTLFNFRDKKFFENGLVEITTDDGLHIYEIFSAHVVHETDPYFVTTFENEEAFIAFANSMQDQSIFTKKLTFTPYDRILTLSTCTNIRDYERFAVHAKLIYPKMEPPEEAKNQ; translated from the coding sequence GTGTCGGCAAATAAAAGAAACCGCAATGCAGTGATTGACGAAAATGCTTTTGCGCTGTCACTGGAACAGCTCGCGCCTGAGGATATATCGAGCGAGCAATCTGAAAGCGAGAAAACTGATATTGCAAATATTCTGCGTAAGTCGATTATGTTTATTTGCGTTGCGGTTTTCGCGTACAGTGCGTGGCTTATGGCGGATCAGCTCACTTCAAAGGTGCGTGCAAATAACGCATATGAGGACATACGCGACTTGTTTTATGATAATAGCGGTATTGCGCCCGATGGTGCATTGGTAACATCGCTCCAGAGTCCTGTTGTTTCTCCCATTACCGGCAATGTGTATGATGACGGCGGAAGTGAAACCGTGGATGAACAGTTTTTGATACGAAGCAAGCTTAATACACTTAAATCCATCAACCAGGACGTTTACGGCTGGATAAAAATTGACGGCACAAGGGTTGACTATCCTGTTGTGCAAGGGGTTGATAATGATTATTATCTGCATTACACCTTTGCGAAGCAGTATATGTACTCGGGCGCGCTGTTTGTTGATTGTGCAAATTCCAAAAAGCTTACCGATAATTATAATACCGTTATTTATGGTCATAATATGACCGATGGCTCGATGTTCCACACACTGTTCAATTTCAGAGATAAAAAATTCTTTGAAAACGGTCTTGTGGAAATAACCACTGATGATGGACTTCATATATATGAGATATTTTCAGCACATGTTGTACATGAAACCGACCCGTATTTTGTCACAACATTTGAAAACGAGGAGGCTTTTATTGCCTTTGCAAATTCCATGCAGGATCAGTCGATATTCACCAAAAAACTGACCTTTACGCCTTATGACAGGATACTGACACTCAGTACATGTACAAATATCCGGGATTATGAAAGATTTGCGGTACATGCAAAACTTATATATCCCAAGATGGAACCGCCGGAAGAAGCGAAAAATCAGTAA
- a CDS encoding small multidrug export protein: MLNLKNAAILFGISMVPVIELRGAIPVAATMGVNPVIALIICIIGNMLPVPFIMLFGRRIISWLQTTRLLGETATKYEKRLAEKADKIMGYAIIGLITFVAIPAPGTGAWSGAVIATLLNMRLKIAVPAIFLGVVLAGLIMTFGSYIVAWAVGSF, from the coding sequence ATGCTTAATTTGAAAAATGCCGCCATACTTTTTGGCATATCTATGGTGCCGGTAATAGAGCTGAGAGGTGCTATACCTGTCGCGGCGACTATGGGTGTGAATCCGGTGATAGCACTTATTATTTGTATAATCGGAAATATGCTCCCTGTGCCGTTTATTATGCTTTTTGGGCGCAGGATCATTTCTTGGCTTCAGACGACGAGGCTTTTGGGTGAGACAGCTACCAAATACGAAAAGCGTTTGGCTGAAAAAGCCGATAAGATAATGGGTTATGCCATAATCGGACTCATAACCTTTGTTGCTATACCTGCGCCCGGCACCGGAGCGTGGTCGGGTGCTGTTATTGCTACGCTTCTCAATATGCGCCTCAAAATTGCCGTTCCCGCAATATTCCTCGGCGTTGTTCTGGCGGGACTTATTATGACATTTGGCTCGTACATTGTTGCGTGGGCTGTGGGGAGCTTCTAG
- a CDS encoding S-layer homology domain-containing protein produces the protein MKNSKRIMAMVFAVIMGALSIFSVSAFNDVSVEHDAYEAISTLTALGVIHGKTETEYAPEDLVTREEFAALVYRLYTTYSNEGGQNLTPFTDLTDPFYNTMISWCYDQGVVDGTTPTTFEPSENIIYQDALTMVTRLIGYKNLSYPLGYITKARTVGLTEGLEGIAFDKLLTRGEMAKILYNALEAPNAQEVKETIYFENFPITTTRPFTIAEDIYNFKKITYQIVGTENFNLDGYNKSGEKNAYYLAEVNAKGEVSNKGVYYDFDELEISEDVESDDNILGYLRVMSRGKIGEKNSIVLGSVITSALDTESELEVAYDEPDKNTTSSTDLRNPELISVNGKHYNVHEIVYTVSDKGVIAPIASDKDLSEVYPVFYSGNGKYAQQTIDLDNDGKDDIVLIFEMSFKQIKDITSKGAYILRDPDASQSETIDEENILLNTEAEEKDYVLVYNRGGFTVIEEVVEPEITNVASRRGTGKNTKYTLGNGMVVTYATANNPVKNIDHSGKYLTVESAEKAIYVVNDKVLYSTGSDAIGYNPYSYAFIINEGDSEVSVDPETGAVQNVNNFIGFMNGKAVTMPIHEKYEISLYIHRVVTITDAIDGKYVLYPEIIVKDEEHEIKVNGNLEYDRYTGLYKIDGKYINLDENSEVYVAKFSPEGEYESVKRYTKVNMPENASGKLQSAVLRKNENSSVYTLVVAYLTNGDDFAGSTQYTGNRIVLSHGTVLDNGKTYKTYDVLNVFTGTIETITDAYVAVDDEFFAIGSVVRQAANGSITLVSDADQKFESLNNATAAGLATIGENGVYDGNVVFIDGAERSVTIGNTPIFKLSIDENEEYVVEQVDAEEMQGQTIRTYTSSSNNYKMYYAVILPEEWFEVQETA, from the coding sequence ATGAAAAACTCAAAACGCATTATGGCAATGGTATTTGCTGTAATTATGGGCGCTTTAAGCATTTTTTCTGTATCGGCATTCAACGATGTAAGTGTTGAGCACGATGCATATGAAGCTATCAGCACCCTTACTGCGCTGGGAGTAATACACGGAAAAACCGAAACCGAATACGCTCCCGAAGATCTGGTGACCCGTGAAGAATTCGCGGCTCTCGTGTACAGACTTTATACCACATATTCCAATGAAGGCGGACAGAATCTCACCCCCTTCACCGACCTTACCGACCCTTTTTACAATACTATGATATCATGGTGCTATGACCAGGGCGTGGTAGACGGAACCACCCCAACCACCTTTGAGCCTTCCGAAAATATCATTTATCAGGATGCACTTACCATGGTGACAAGGCTTATCGGTTATAAGAATCTTTCATATCCCTTGGGTTACATAACCAAGGCACGCACCGTAGGACTTACCGAAGGTCTTGAGGGCATAGCGTTTGACAAGCTGCTTACCAGAGGAGAAATGGCGAAGATACTTTACAACGCACTGGAGGCGCCTAACGCACAGGAAGTAAAAGAGACCATCTACTTTGAAAACTTCCCCATAACCACCACAAGACCCTTCACCATTGCAGAAGACATCTATAACTTCAAAAAAATCACCTATCAGATAGTTGGTACAGAAAACTTCAATCTTGATGGTTACAACAAGTCCGGCGAAAAGAATGCTTATTACCTGGCGGAAGTAAACGCCAAGGGCGAGGTTTCAAATAAAGGCGTATATTACGACTTTGACGAGCTTGAAATAAGCGAGGATGTCGAATCTGATGACAATATTCTTGGATATCTGCGCGTTATGTCCAGAGGCAAAATCGGTGAAAAGAACTCGATTGTTCTTGGCTCCGTTATCACCTCCGCGCTCGACACCGAGTCCGAGCTTGAAGTGGCTTATGATGAGCCCGATAAGAACACCACCTCTTCTACAGACCTGAGAAATCCCGAGCTTATCTCCGTAAACGGTAAACATTACAATGTTCATGAAATTGTTTACACCGTTTCCGACAAGGGCGTTATCGCTCCCATCGCATCCGACAAGGACTTGTCCGAAGTATACCCCGTATTTTACAGTGGCAACGGCAAATACGCACAGCAGACAATTGACCTTGATAACGACGGCAAGGATGACATAGTTCTCATTTTTGAAATGTCCTTCAAGCAGATCAAGGATATTACCTCCAAGGGCGCATACATCCTCAGAGATCCCGATGCATCTCAGTCCGAAACCATTGACGAAGAAAACATTCTTCTCAACACTGAGGCTGAAGAAAAGGACTATGTACTGGTGTACAACAGAGGCGGCTTCACCGTAATCGAGGAAGTTGTTGAGCCTGAAATCACCAACGTAGCTTCTCGCCGCGGCACAGGTAAAAATACTAAGTACACCCTCGGCAACGGTATGGTGGTCACTTATGCTACTGCCAATAACCCTGTGAAGAATATTGACCATTCCGGTAAGTATCTCACTGTTGAATCTGCTGAAAAAGCAATATATGTTGTGAATGACAAGGTTCTTTACTCCACAGGCTCCGATGCTATCGGCTACAATCCTTACAGCTATGCGTTTATTATTAACGAGGGCGACAGCGAGGTAAGTGTTGATCCCGAGACCGGTGCTGTACAGAATGTTAATAATTTCATCGGCTTCATGAATGGCAAGGCGGTTACAATGCCCATTCATGAAAAGTATGAAATATCACTGTATATACACCGTGTTGTTACCATCACCGATGCTATTGACGGTAAATACGTTCTTTATCCAGAAATAATTGTCAAGGATGAGGAACATGAAATCAAGGTTAACGGAAATCTTGAATATGACCGTTACACCGGACTTTACAAGATTGACGGTAAATATATCAATCTGGACGAAAACTCCGAGGTGTATGTAGCTAAGTTCTCTCCCGAGGGCGAGTATGAAAGCGTAAAGCGTTACACCAAGGTTAACATGCCCGAAAATGCTTCCGGCAAGCTTCAATCCGCTGTTCTCCGCAAGAACGAAAACAGCTCTGTTTACACTCTTGTTGTTGCTTACCTTACCAACGGCGACGATTTTGCAGGTTCTACCCAGTACACCGGTAACAGAATAGTTCTTTCTCATGGAACGGTTCTTGATAACGGTAAGACCTACAAGACTTACGATGTTCTTAACGTGTTCACCGGTACTATTGAAACAATTACCGATGCATATGTTGCGGTGGATGACGAGTTCTTTGCAATAGGTTCTGTTGTACGTCAGGCTGCAAACGGTTCCATTACTCTGGTATCCGATGCAGACCAGAAGTTTGAAAGCCTTAACAATGCAACCGCAGCAGGTCTCGCAACAATCGGCGAAAACGGCGTGTACGACGGTAACGTAGTATTCATCGACGGTGCCGAAAGAAGTGTTACCATAGGCAACACTCCCATATTCAAGCTTTCTATTGATGAAAACGAAGAATATGTTGTTGAACAGGTTGATGCAGAGGAAATGCAGGGACAGACGATCCGTACCTACACTTCTTCTTCCAATAACTACAAGATGTACTACGCGGTAATTCTTCCCGAAGAATGGTTCGAGGTGCAGGAAACCGCATAA
- a CDS encoding ATP phosphoribosyltransferase, whose translation MINIALPKGRLGDKVYELFSSIGYDCKSIYEDNRKLVFENKENGVRYLLIKPSDVAIYVEHGAADIGVVGKDVILETNPDVYELCDLNLGKCRLCVAAPNNYTEDKSAVLRVATKYPNVAKSYYLSKNREIEIIKLNGSIELAPILGLSDVIVDIVETGTTLVENNLRVFDEIAYSSARFIANKSSYKFNEKEINIMVGKINDKNI comes from the coding sequence ATGATAAATATTGCTTTACCAAAAGGTCGTCTGGGAGACAAGGTATATGAGCTTTTCTCCTCCATAGGCTACGATTGCAAAAGTATATACGAGGACAACAGAAAGCTTGTTTTTGAAAACAAAGAAAACGGTGTAAGATACCTGCTTATAAAGCCGTCCGACGTTGCCATATACGTGGAGCACGGTGCCGCGGATATAGGCGTTGTCGGGAAGGACGTCATTCTGGAGACCAATCCCGATGTTTACGAGCTGTGCGACCTTAACTTAGGAAAATGCCGTCTGTGTGTTGCTGCTCCCAACAATTACACCGAGGACAAAAGCGCCGTACTCAGAGTTGCCACAAAGTACCCCAATGTGGCAAAGAGCTACTATCTTTCCAAAAACCGCGAGATAGAAATCATAAAGCTCAACGGCTCGATAGAGCTTGCCCCTATTCTGGGACTTTCGGATGTCATCGTGGACATTGTGGAAACGGGAACAACACTGGTGGAGAACAATCTGAGAGTGTTTGACGAAATAGCATACAGCAGTGCGCGTTTTATAGCCAACAAAAGCTCCTACAAATTCAACGAAAAAGAAATCAATATCATGGTAGGTAAGATAAATGATAAAAATATTTGA
- the hisD gene encoding histidinol dehydrogenase codes for MIKIFDIKDTDISSIIKRDNEFDRSVENIVEDIIKNVRANGDKALFEYCEKFDKAKLSFLEVTSEEIDEAYNSAEPEFIKTLEMAKANIYDYHRRQKRENFVVNEKDGVIMGQRIIPIEKAGLYVPGGTASYPSSVLMNSIPAKIAGVSQLVMVTPPGSDGKIAPAILTAAKVAGVDRIFKVGGAQAIAALAYGTETIPKVDTIVGPGNIFVATAKRMVFGTVNIDMVAGPSEILVIADGKGNASHIAADLLSQAEHDRLSSAILITDSMDFAVKVQNELEVQIPLLPRAEIARTSIDNNGKIIIVKDLAQAVDVSNAIAPEHLEISTDDPFALLNSVKNAGSVFLGRNVPEALGDYFAGPNHTLPTSGTARFSSPLSVDDFIKKSSFIYYTKEALGQVQERIVDFAHREGLDAHANSIAIRFKEQNK; via the coding sequence ATGATAAAAATATTTGACATAAAGGATACGGATATTTCCTCCATCATCAAGCGCGACAACGAGTTTGACAGAAGTGTTGAAAATATCGTTGAGGACATAATCAAAAACGTACGTGCCAACGGCGACAAAGCACTTTTTGAATACTGCGAAAAATTCGACAAAGCAAAGCTCTCTTTTCTTGAAGTAACAAGCGAAGAAATTGACGAAGCCTACAACAGTGCCGAGCCGGAATTCATAAAAACTCTGGAAATGGCAAAGGCCAATATATATGATTATCATCGCCGTCAGAAACGCGAAAACTTTGTCGTCAACGAAAAGGACGGCGTGATTATGGGTCAGCGTATTATACCCATAGAAAAAGCCGGACTTTATGTTCCAGGCGGTACTGCAAGTTACCCCAGCAGTGTGCTTATGAATTCCATTCCTGCAAAAATAGCGGGAGTCAGCCAGCTTGTAATGGTTACTCCGCCCGGCAGCGATGGCAAAATTGCACCCGCCATACTCACAGCCGCAAAAGTTGCGGGGGTTGACCGCATATTCAAAGTCGGCGGCGCACAGGCTATTGCGGCATTGGCTTACGGAACCGAGACAATCCCAAAGGTTGATACCATAGTAGGACCCGGAAATATTTTCGTTGCCACTGCAAAGCGCATGGTTTTCGGTACGGTTAACATTGATATGGTGGCAGGTCCCAGCGAAATACTGGTGATTGCCGACGGTAAGGGAAATGCTTCACACATTGCCGCAGACCTGCTGTCACAGGCTGAGCACGACCGTCTTTCCAGCGCAATACTCATCACCGATTCTATGGATTTTGCAGTTAAAGTTCAAAATGAGCTGGAGGTACAGATTCCTCTGCTCCCACGTGCGGAAATAGCCCGTACTTCAATAGACAATAACGGAAAAATCATCATTGTCAAAGACCTGGCTCAGGCCGTCGATGTCAGCAATGCCATTGCCCCCGAGCACCTTGAGATAAGCACCGACGATCCCTTTGCGCTTCTCAACAGTGTTAAAAACGCAGGAAGTGTATTTCTCGGCAGAAATGTTCCCGAGGCACTGGGAGACTATTTTGCAGGTCCCAACCACACGCTCCCCACCAGCGGAACGGCACGTTTTTCCTCTCCCCTTTCCGTAGATGATTTTATCAAAAAATCCTCTTTCATTTACTACACCAAGGAAGCACTGGGACAGGTTCAGGAGCGTATTGTGGATTTTGCGCACCGAGAGGGGCTGGATGCCCATGCAAACAGCATTGCAATAAGATTCAAGGAGCAGAATAAATAA
- a CDS encoding histidinol-phosphate transaminase: protein MSKFLSSAFSALAPYTPGEQPQNRKYIKLNTNESPFPPAPGVIKAINSDKVSELNLYSDPQASTLISAIAENFGVRENMVAVGNGSDELLAFSFMAFCEKGVAYADITYGFYEVYAELFGLDSKVIPLSDNFEVVPEDYFNLGRTVFIANPNAPTGLTLPISKIEEILINNRENLVVIDEAYVDFGGESAIKLVDKYDNLLVIGTFSKSRNLAGARIGYAVSNPSVIEDLGKMKFSFNPYNLNRLSIIAGTESMKDRAYFEKCTELIKQARAFAIKELSDLGFDILDSKANFIFARSNKISGNDYYLKLKDHGILVRWFNRDRIRNFVRITIGTEEQMQALIDATREILS from the coding sequence ATGAGTAAATTCTTATCCTCAGCTTTCTCTGCGCTGGCACCCTACACCCCGGGCGAACAGCCGCAGAACAGAAAATATATAAAGCTTAACACCAACGAAAGTCCCTTTCCGCCTGCACCCGGCGTTATCAAAGCCATTAATTCCGACAAGGTTTCGGAATTAAACCTCTATTCCGACCCCCAGGCATCAACACTTATCAGTGCGATTGCCGAAAATTTCGGTGTGAGAGAAAATATGGTGGCTGTGGGAAACGGCTCAGATGAGCTTCTTGCCTTTTCCTTTATGGCATTTTGCGAAAAAGGCGTAGCTTATGCCGATATAACCTACGGGTTTTACGAAGTGTATGCAGAGCTTTTCGGACTTGACAGCAAGGTTATCCCCCTTTCTGATAATTTTGAGGTTGTGCCCGAGGATTATTTTAACTTGGGACGCACAGTTTTTATTGCAAATCCCAACGCCCCTACCGGACTTACACTACCCATTTCAAAAATCGAAGAAATTCTGATAAATAACCGCGAAAATCTGGTCGTAATCGACGAAGCTTACGTTGATTTCGGCGGAGAAAGTGCAATAAAGCTGGTTGACAAATACGACAACCTTCTGGTTATAGGTACATTTTCCAAATCCAGAAACCTTGCCGGCGCACGTATCGGATACGCCGTATCCAATCCGTCGGTTATAGAGGATCTTGGAAAAATGAAATTCTCCTTTAACCCCTACAACCTCAACCGTCTTTCCATTATTGCGGGTACCGAGTCTATGAAAGACCGCGCATATTTTGAAAAATGTACGGAGCTTATCAAACAGGCACGTGCTTTTGCGATAAAAGAGCTTAGCGACCTTGGCTTTGATATTCTTGACTCGAAAGCCAATTTCATTTTTGCCCGTAGCAATAAAATAAGCGGAAACGATTACTACCTAAAGCTTAAGGATCACGGCATACTTGTAAGATGGTTCAACCGTGACAGAATACGCAACTTCGTACGCATCACCATCGGCACAGAAGAACAGATGCAGGCACTTATTGATGCCACACGTGAAATACTCAGTTAA
- the hisB gene encoding imidazoleglycerol-phosphate dehydratase HisB encodes MRTSTIQRKTAETDIKIELNLDGSGQSSISTGCGFLNHMLTLFAKHGRFDLNVSCKGDTDVDFHHTTEDIGIALGQALKECVGDGAGITRYADIVLPMDEALILAAVDVCGRSYLGFGLELKAGKVGDFDTELVNEFFAALVGNFPISLHIKQLDGKNTHHIIEGAFKAVARVLSAALKINSDTAGEIPSTKGKLF; translated from the coding sequence ATGAGAACTTCAACAATTCAGCGCAAAACAGCCGAAACAGATATAAAAATCGAGCTTAATCTGGACGGAAGCGGACAGAGCTCCATTTCCACGGGATGCGGATTTCTCAACCACATGCTCACACTTTTTGCCAAGCACGGACGCTTTGACCTTAATGTATCCTGCAAGGGCGATACGGATGTGGATTTCCACCACACCACCGAGGATATCGGTATAGCACTCGGTCAGGCTCTAAAAGAATGTGTAGGCGACGGTGCGGGCATAACGCGCTATGCAGATATTGTGCTCCCCATGGACGAGGCGCTGATTCTTGCAGCAGTGGATGTTTGCGGACGTTCATATCTGGGCTTTGGACTTGAATTGAAAGCCGGCAAAGTCGGTGATTTCGACACAGAGCTGGTAAACGAATTTTTTGCGGCGTTGGTGGGAAATTTTCCCATTTCTTTGCACATAAAGCAGCTTGACGGAAAGAACACCCACCACATTATTGAGGGTGCTTTCAAGGCCGTGGCGCGTGTACTGAGCGCGGCACTGAAAATAAACAGTGACACCGCAGGTGAAATCCCTTCAACAAAAGGTAAATTATTTTAG
- the hisH gene encoding imidazole glycerol phosphate synthase subunit HisH, with protein sequence MIAIIDYGVGNLFSLSSSLEHLGLDCVITNDRETIKNAEKIILPGVGAFSDARALLKKDGLDDFLIEQAKSGKPFFGICLGMQLLFDKSFEYGVHEGLGLIKGEIRPIPTALKIPHIGWNSLNFEKDDPLLKYIKNGDYVYYVHSYCAMDCEESLVASSDYGTKVTGIVRNGNVCGTQFHPEKSGAVGLNILKAFGEM encoded by the coding sequence ATGATAGCTATTATAGATTACGGCGTAGGCAACCTGTTTTCCCTCTCCTCTTCTTTGGAGCACCTTGGGCTTGATTGTGTTATAACCAACGACCGTGAAACCATTAAAAATGCAGAAAAAATAATCCTACCCGGTGTAGGTGCTTTTTCGGATGCACGTGCTCTTCTCAAAAAGGACGGGCTGGATGATTTTTTGATAGAGCAGGCAAAGAGCGGTAAGCCGTTTTTCGGGATCTGCCTCGGAATGCAGTTACTTTTCGATAAAAGCTTTGAATACGGCGTGCATGAAGGTCTGGGACTTATAAAGGGAGAAATACGTCCTATTCCCACTGCTCTGAAAATCCCGCACATCGGTTGGAATTCTCTGAATTTTGAAAAGGACGACCCTCTGCTTAAATACATAAAAAACGGTGATTATGTTTATTATGTTCATTCCTACTGTGCAATGGACTGTGAAGAAAGCCTTGTGGCATCCTCCGATTACGGCACGAAGGTCACGGGTATAGTCAGAAACGGCAATGTGTGCGGTACACAGTTCCATCCCGAAAAAAGCGGAGCTGTGGGACTTAACATTCTCAAAGCCTTCGGCGAAATGTAA
- the hisA gene encoding 1-(5-phosphoribosyl)-5-[(5-phosphoribosylamino)methylideneamino]imidazole-4-carboxamide isomerase, with amino-acid sequence MKIFPAIDLRFGNVVRLSKGDYNAMNTYSEDPREIVRLFKSKGAEYLHIVDLDGAKDGKPTNFEAVKAIISEGGLFTEVGGGIRNEQRICDYLSMGVSRVILGTAAVADFDFTCRMVEKYGEKIAIGVDARDGKVAVSGWLETSGQNSVDFCKKLAEVGVKTVIYTDISKDGMLSGTNLEVYKTLSTIKGLDIVASGGISFESEITQLKDMGIYGAIVGKAIYENKLQLDKAIELAK; translated from the coding sequence ATGAAAATTTTTCCCGCAATTGACTTGCGCTTCGGCAATGTTGTGCGTCTTTCAAAAGGTGACTACAATGCCATGAATACATACAGCGAAGATCCCCGTGAGATAGTGAGACTTTTCAAATCAAAGGGTGCCGAGTATCTGCATATTGTTGACCTGGACGGTGCAAAGGACGGTAAGCCCACGAATTTCGAGGCAGTGAAAGCAATTATTTCCGAGGGTGGTCTGTTCACCGAGGTGGGTGGCGGAATACGTAATGAGCAACGGATTTGCGACTATCTTTCCATGGGCGTTTCCCGTGTTATTCTGGGAACAGCTGCAGTGGCGGATTTTGATTTTACTTGCCGAATGGTTGAAAAGTACGGTGAAAAAATCGCCATCGGCGTAGACGCGCGCGACGGAAAGGTTGCCGTAAGCGGTTGGCTTGAAACCTCCGGGCAGAATTCGGTGGATTTCTGTAAAAAACTTGCAGAGGTTGGTGTAAAAACCGTTATTTACACCGACATTTCCAAGGACGGAATGCTAAGCGGAACAAACCTTGAGGTATACAAAACTCTGAGCACTATAAAAGGCCTTGATATTGTAGCTTCCGGCGGAATTTCCTTTGAAAGCGAAATCACTCAGCTTAAGGATATGGGAATTTACGGTGCTATTGTAGGCAAAGCAATATATGAAAACAAACTGCAGCTCGACAAGGCTATTGAGCTGGCAAAATAA
- the hisF gene encoding imidazole glycerol phosphate synthase subunit HisF: MITKRIIPCLDVRNGRVVKGTNFEGIKDVEDPVELAKFYNASGADELVFYDITASYEGRGLFVDVLKKVASEIFIPLTVGGSINTTDDFDRVLKCGADKVSVNSGAIKDPSLISAAAKKYGNQCVVLSMDVKRVDGKFTVFAKGGRENTGIDALEWAVFGEKNGAGELVVNSIDTDGVKGGFDLEMLSAIGDKVNIPIIASGGAGNMEHFDTLFKTVPRVDAGLAASIFHYRQVAIKDLKNYLKNNNIEMRI, translated from the coding sequence ATGATTACAAAAAGAATTATCCCCTGCCTTGATGTACGTAACGGCAGAGTAGTCAAGGGAACCAATTTTGAGGGCATAAAGGACGTAGAGGATCCCGTAGAGCTTGCAAAATTCTACAACGCAAGCGGCGCAGACGAGCTTGTTTTTTACGATATAACCGCAAGCTACGAAGGGCGCGGACTGTTTGTGGATGTGCTGAAAAAGGTGGCGTCCGAAATATTTATTCCGCTGACGGTAGGCGGAAGTATAAACACCACCGATGACTTTGACCGCGTCCTAAAATGCGGTGCGGACAAGGTCAGTGTAAACTCAGGAGCGATAAAAGACCCGTCACTTATTTCGGCGGCGGCAAAAAAGTACGGTAACCAGTGCGTTGTTCTTTCCATGGATGTGAAGCGAGTGGACGGTAAATTCACGGTTTTTGCCAAGGGCGGACGTGAAAACACGGGCATAGATGCGCTGGAATGGGCCGTTTTCGGCGAGAAAAACGGTGCAGGCGAATTGGTTGTCAACAGCATTGATACCGACGGTGTAAAAGGCGGGTTTGATCTTGAGATGCTGAGCGCCATCGGAGATAAAGTAAATATCCCCATAATCGCAAGCGGCGGTGCCGGAAATATGGAGCATTTTGATACGTTGTTTAAAACCGTACCCAGAGTGGATGCAGGTCTTGCCGCTTCAATATTCCACTATCGTCAGGTAGCTATCAAGGATTTGAAGAATTACCTTAAAAACAATAACATTGAAATGAGGATTTAG